A stretch of Lactuca sativa cultivar Salinas chromosome 6, Lsat_Salinas_v11, whole genome shotgun sequence DNA encodes these proteins:
- the LOC111912055 gene encoding uncharacterized protein LOC111912055 produces the protein MDPVDAEIAKTQEERKIMEAALAPNSITFDTELYDGSNRFQDYNREIPANDDEENADAMDNEVARKLASYTAPRSLLNDMPRGGDDDESLGFKKSQRIIDREDDYRRRRLNQVISPERHDAFANGDKTPKPETRTYADIMREAALKREKEETLKVIARRKKEEEENKAAGKEREREPAASQPSQKRRNRWDQNQDNSDAKKAKSGSDWDMPDSTPGIGRWDATPTPGRIGDATPSLSRKNRWDETPTPGRLADSDATPAGGATPGATPAGMAWDATPKLSGLATPTPKRQRSRWDETPATMGSATPGGATPAAAYTPGVTPVGGVELATPTPGAINLRGAITPEQYNLLRWEKDIEDRNRPLTDEELDTMFPQEGYKILEPPPSYVPIRTPARKLLATPTPLGTPLYSIPEENRGQHFDVPKEMPGGLPFMKPEDYQYFGALLNEEDEEELSPDEQKERKIMKLLLKVKNGTPPQRKTALRQLTDKARELGAGPLFNRILPLLMQPTLEDQERHLLVKVIDRVLYKLDELVRPYVHKILVVIEPLLIDEDYYARVEGREIISNLSKAAGLATMIAAMRPDIDNIDEYVRNTTARAFSVVASALGIPALLPFLKAVCQSKKSWQARHTGIKIVQQIAILIGCAVLPHLRSLVEIIEHGLNDENQKVRTITALSLAALAEAAAPYGIESFDSVLKPLWKGIRSHRGKVLAAFLKAIGFIIPLMDAIYASYYTKEVMVILIREFQSPDEEMKKIVLKVVKQCVSTEGVEADYIRSDILPEFFRNFWVRRMALDRRNYRQLVDTTVEIANKVGVPDIVGRIVEDLKDESEPYRRMVMETIEKVVANLGASDIDPRLEELLIDGILYAFQEQTSDDANVMLNGFGAVVNALGQRVKPYLPQICGTIKWRLNNKSAKVRQQAADLISRIAVVMKQCQEEQLMGHLGVVLYEYLGEEYPEVLGSILGALKAIVNVIGMTKMTPPIKDLLPRLTPILKNRHEKVQENCIDLVGRIADRGAEFVPAREWMRICFELLEMLKAHKKGIRRATVNTFGYIAKAIGPQDVLATLLNNLKVQERQNRVCTTVAIAIVAETCSPFTVLPALMNEYRVPELNVQNGVLKSLSFLFEYIGEMGKDYIYAVTPLLEDALMDRDLVHRQTAASAVKHMALGVAGLGCEDALVHLLNYVWPNIFETSPHVINAVMEAIEGMRVALGAAVVLNYCLQGLFHPARKVREVYWKIYNSLYIGAQDALVAAYPVLEDEGENVYSRPELTMFI, from the coding sequence ATGGATCCGGTTGATGCAGAAATTGCAAAGACACAGGAAGAAAGGAAGATTATGGAGGCAGCCCTAGCGCCAAACTCCATTACTTTTGATACTGAGCTTTATGATGGGAGCAATCGGTTTCAGGATTATAACAGGGAGATTCCTGCTAATGATGATGAAGAGAACGCTGATGCCATGGATAATGAGGTTGCTAGGAAATTAGCTTCTTACACTGCCCCAAGGTCTCTCTTGAATGATATGCCCAGAGGTggagatgatgatgaatctttggGGTTTAAGAAATCACAGAGGATTATCGACAGGGAGGATGACTACAGAAGAAGAAGGTTGAATCAGGTCATCTCACCAGAAAGACACGATGCTTTTGCAAATGGTGACAAAACTCCAAAACCTGAAACAAGAACATATGCTGATATTATGAGGGAAGCTGCTTTGAAAAGAGAGAAAGAGGAGACATTGAAGGTGATTGCTAGGAGGAAAAAGGAAGAGGAAGAGAACAAAGCAGCTggaaaggaaagggaaagggaacCAGCTGCTTCACAGCCATCTCAAAAGAGAAGAAACAGATGGGATCAAAATCAAGACAATTCAGATGCAAAGAAAGCAAAAAGTGGTTCTGATTGGGATATGCCAGACTCAACTCCAGGGATTGGAAGATGGGATGCTACTCCAACTCCGGGTAGAATCGGCGATGCCACTCCTTCTTTATCCCGGAAAAACAGATGGGATGAAACTCCTACACCTGGTCGTTTGGCTGATTCCGATGCTACCCCTGCTGGTGGGGCCACTCCAGGGGCCACTCCAGCTGGAATGGCATGGGATGCTACTCCAAAGCTCTCTGGCCTTGCTACCCCTACACCAAAACGCCAAAGATCAAGATGGGATGAAACTCCAGCCACCATGGGAAGTGCTACACCTGGCGGTGCTACACCCGCAGCCGCCTACACACCTGGCGTGACACCTGTCGGTGGGGTCGAACTCGCCACCCCAACTCCCGGAGCTATAAATCTCCGTGGCGCCATCACACCTGAACAGTATAACTTACTAAGATGGGAGAAAGATATTGAAGACAGGAATCGCCCTTTAACAGATGAAGAACTTGACACCATGTTTCCTCAAGAAGGCTACAAGATTCTTGAACCTCCACCTTCTTATGTCCCAATCAGAACTCCTGCAAGAAAGCTTCTTGCCACCCCAACTCCTCTTGGAACACCTCTGTACTCGATTCCTGAAGAGAACAGGGGACAACATTTTGATGTTCCAAAAGAAATGCCAGGTGGGCTTCCGTTCATGAAACCAGAAGATTATCAGTATTTTGGCGCTTTGTTAaacgaagaagacgaagaggaaCTCTCTCCAGATGAACAGAAAGAGCGAAagatcatgaaacttcttctcaAGGTCAAAAATGGAACTCCCCCTCAAAGGAAAACCGCTTTGAGGCAGCTCACTGATAAAGCCCGTGAACTTGGTGCTGGACCTTTGTTCAACCGTATTCTTCCTTTACTTATGCAGCCTACTTTGGAAGATCAAGAGAGACATTTGCTTGTGAAAGTTATTGATAGAGTCCTTTACAAACTCGATGAACTCGTTCGACCTTATGTTCACAAGATTCTTGTTGTGATTGAACCTTTGTTGATTGATGAAGATTATTACGCGCGTGTTGAAGGTAGAGAAATCATCTCCAATCTCAGTAAAGCAGCCGGTTTAGCCACCATGATTGCTGCAATGCGTCCGGATATCGACAACATCGATGAATATGTCAGAAACACAACTGCTAGAGCTTTCAGTGTTGTTGCATCAGCACTTGGCATCCCTGCTTTGTTACCATTCTTGAAGGCTGTTTGTCAGAGTAAGAAGTCATGGCAAGCAAGACACACGGGTATCAAGATTGTTCAACAAATCGCCATTCTTATCGGTTGTGCTGTTCTTCCCCACTTAAGGTCTCTAGTTGAGATCATAGAACATGGTCTTAATGATGAAAATCAGAAAGTCAGAACAATTACTGCTTTGTCCTTAGCTGCTCTAGCCGAGGCTGCTGCTCCCTATGGTATTGAAAGCTTTGACTCGGTTCTTAAACCGTTATGGAAGGGTATCCGGTCCCACCGTGGTAAAGTCCTAGCTGCTTTCTTGAAGGCAATTGGGTTTATCATCCCTCTAATGGATGCTATTTACGCGAGTTACTACACAAAAGAAGTGATGGTGATTTTGATTCGTGAGTTCCAGTCACCAGATGAAGAAATGAAAAAGATTGTCCTAAAAGTGGTGAAACAGTGTGTGAGTACAGAAGGTGTTGAGGCTGATTACATTCGTAGCGATATCCTCCCGGAATTCTTCCGGAACTTTTGGGTCAGACGAATGGCATTGGACAGAAGAAACTACAGACAGCTTGTTGACACGACAGTGGAAATCGCAAACAAAGTTGGTGTTCCCGACATTGTTGGACGAATAGTTGAAGACTTGAAAGATGAAAGCGAGCCTTACAGACGAATGGTGATGGAGACAATTGAAAAAGTTGTAGCAAATTTGGGTGCTTCCGACATCGATCCACGATTAGAAGAGCTTTTGATTGATGGGATTTTGTATGCTTTTCAAGAGCAAACAAGCGATGACGCGAATGTAATGCTTAACGGGTTTGGTGCGGTTGTGAACGCGCttggtcaacgagtcaaaccttATCTCCCCCAAATCTGTGGTACCATAAAATGGCGTCTAAACAACAAAAGCGCGAAAGTCAGACAACAAGCAGCCGATTTAATTTCAAGAATCGCAGTTGTCATGAAACAGTGTCAAGAAGAACAACTAATGGGACATCTTGGAGTCGTGTTATATGAATATTTAGGAGAAGAATACCCTGAAGTTTTGGGGTCTATCTTGGGCGCGTTAAAAGCAATTGTGAATGTTATCGGTATGACGAAAATGACCCCCCCGATAAAAGACCTTTTGCCACGTTTAACCCCTATCTTGAAAAATCGTCATGAAAAGGTTCAAGAAAACTGTATCGATTTAGTCGGACGTATCGCTGACCGTGGAGCCGAATTTGTCCCCGCGAGAGAATGGATGCGGATCTGCTTCGAGCTTCTGGAGATGCTAAAAGCCCACAAAAAAGGAATCCGTAGAGCCACAGTCAACACATTCGGCTACATCGCAAAAGCAATCGGGCCACAAGACGTGTTAGCAACTCTACTCAACAATCTCAAAGTCCAAGAGCGACAAAACCGCGTTTGCACCACTGTAGCAATCGCAATCGTGGCGGAAACATGTTCGCCATTTACGGTTCTCCCCGCGTTGATGAACGAGTATCGCGTCCCGGAATTGAATGTTCAGAATGGTGTTTTGAAATCGTTATCTTTTCTTTTTGAATATATCGGTGAAATGGGGAAGGATTACATATACGCGGTGACTCCATTGCTTGAAGATGCGTTGATGGACCGGGATCTTGTGCACAGACAGACGGCAGCAAGTGCGGTGAAGCACATGGCGTTGGGGGTAGCGGGGTTGGGGTGTGAGGACGCGTTGGTCCATTTGTTGAATTATGTGTGGCCGAATATATTTGAGACGTCCCCTCATGTGATAAATGCGGTGATGGAGGCGATCGAGGGGATGAGGGTGGCGTTGGGGGCGGCGGTGGTGTTGAATTACTGTTTGCAGGGGCTGTTTCATCCGGCCAGGAAGGTGAGGGAGGTGTATTGGAAGATTTACAATTCGTTGTATATTGGGGCTCAGGATGCACTTGTCGCAGCTTATCCTGTTTTGGAGGATGAAGGGGAGAATGTTTACAGTAGGCCCGAGTTGACCATGTTTATCTGA